From one Desulfatiglans anilini DSM 4660 genomic stretch:
- a CDS encoding response regulator, with protein MDSDILKGKLILVVDDEQDVVDTVTEILSDCIVHQASDFDSGIQYILSYTYDVVVLDIMGVNGFELLKAAVKRGFPTVMLTAHAITPEALKKSMKLGAVTFLPKEMLPNLKEFLEDIVLGGGKQAWRKLFDKFESYLNKHFGPDWKLKDRYFSEFIESLSKNQ; from the coding sequence ATGGACAGTGATATACTAAAAGGAAAATTAATTCTAGTTGTGGATGACGAGCAAGATGTAGTTGATACTGTCACGGAGATTTTAAGTGATTGCATTGTACATCAGGCGAGTGATTTTGACAGCGGGATTCAGTATATTTTAAGTTACACATATGATGTAGTAGTTCTTGATATCATGGGGGTAAATGGCTTCGAACTTTTGAAGGCTGCGGTCAAAAGAGGTTTTCCTACAGTAATGCTCACCGCTCATGCTATTACACCTGAAGCACTAAAAAAATCCATGAAGCTTGGTGCGGTCACCTTTCTTCCGAAGGAAATGCTGCCGAATTTGAAAGAATTTCTTGAAGATATTGTTCTTGGAGGAGGGAAGCAAGCATGGAGAAAGCTATTCGACAAATTCGAATCGTATCTTAACAAGCATTTCGGCCCAGATTGGAAATTAAAGGACCGATATTTTTCTGAATTCATTGAATCTCTTAGTAAAAACCAGTAA
- a CDS encoding sigma-54 interaction domain-containing protein — protein sequence MTSLDRDSRGSDLQDFESATEMNLLKEKFQNIFENALGALFVVNKEGIVEYANKKYLEIFRVTKEEVIGKKVPQDCRHGFDYVLQTGESIIGQIYRSSKRLTIINKIAIKENQKIIGAVGIALFDKLEELEKLKKKIFDLEEKVGQYKRRLDNAFSSKYTFKDIIGDSRVLHDAKNLSVKAANTSLPVLIVGESGTGKELFAHSIHHKSARLNENFVRVNCAAIPKDLFEAELFGYEPGAFTGALRDGKLGKFELAHNGTIFLDEICEMPLEMQSKLLRVIQEKEVERVGGKESKNIDFRLIAATNRDINSMVDEGKMREDLYYRLNVIKIFIAPLRERKEDIPMYVDYFLNKISEKQCVKKRAISRCAVNKLMAYDWPGNVRELKNIIELAAISVKESDVIKANDLPEFQQSNFSKVPIDKNFLRNVCREAERRAIEELLIKTDYSVSKAADMIGIHRTGLYRKIKTYKINFEKRSNDE from the coding sequence ATGACATCTTTAGACAGAGATTCCAGAGGCTCGGATTTACAGGATTTCGAGTCCGCAACAGAAATGAATTTGTTAAAAGAAAAATTCCAGAACATATTTGAAAACGCATTGGGTGCTCTCTTTGTTGTCAACAAAGAAGGAATTGTTGAATACGCTAATAAGAAATATCTGGAAATATTTAGGGTCACCAAGGAAGAAGTTATAGGGAAGAAAGTGCCCCAAGATTGTAGACATGGTTTTGATTATGTTTTGCAGACCGGTGAATCAATTATTGGTCAAATTTATAGATCTTCAAAGCGATTGACAATAATTAATAAGATTGCAATCAAAGAAAACCAAAAGATTATTGGGGCAGTGGGTATCGCTCTCTTCGATAAACTGGAAGAACTGGAAAAATTGAAAAAAAAGATTTTCGATCTTGAAGAAAAAGTAGGCCAGTATAAAAGAAGATTAGATAACGCTTTTTCTTCTAAGTACACATTTAAAGATATCATCGGAGATAGCAGAGTTTTGCATGATGCAAAAAACCTTTCTGTAAAAGCCGCGAATACATCATTGCCTGTTTTAATTGTGGGGGAAAGCGGAACGGGCAAGGAGCTTTTTGCACACAGTATCCACCACAAAAGCGCCAGACTGAATGAGAATTTTGTTCGGGTGAATTGTGCTGCTATTCCAAAAGACTTATTCGAGGCGGAATTATTTGGTTACGAACCGGGGGCGTTTACAGGTGCGCTGAGGGACGGAAAACTTGGAAAATTTGAGTTGGCTCATAACGGGACCATATTTCTTGACGAGATATGCGAGATGCCTTTGGAAATGCAGTCCAAGCTATTGCGGGTGATCCAAGAGAAAGAGGTGGAGCGTGTTGGTGGAAAAGAATCGAAAAACATTGATTTTAGGCTAATCGCAGCTACAAACAGAGATATAAACAGCATGGTTGATGAGGGCAAAATGCGAGAGGACCTTTATTATCGTTTAAACGTTATAAAAATTTTTATAGCTCCGTTACGGGAAAGAAAGGAAGATATTCCTATGTATGTAGACTATTTTCTTAACAAAATATCAGAGAAACAGTGTGTGAAAAAACGAGCGATAAGCAGGTGTGCGGTGAATAAACTTATGGCCTACGATTGGCCGGGAAACGTACGTGAACTGAAAAATATTATAGAGCTTGCCGCCATATCTGTTAAGGAATCCGATGTTATCAAGGCGAATGATCTTCCCGAGTTTCAGCAAAGTAATTTTAGCAAAGTTCCTATTGACAAAAATTTTCTTCGGAACGTGTGTCGAGAAGCAGAGCGTAGAGCTATTGAAGAACTTTTGATAAAGACAGACTACAGCGTGTCTAAAGCAGCAGATATGATTGGAATTCACCGGACTGGGCTTTATAGAAAGATAAAAACATATAAGATTAATTTTGAAAAACGGTCTAATGATGAATAA
- a CDS encoding DDE-type integrase/transposase/recombinase, whose translation MLAHESRATASVSSRPKEHVATGPDLVWSWDISYMRLAVRGMFFLLYMIVDVWSRIIIAATVFEEESMDHGARLFIAACASHHVDPEGPMLHSHNGGPMKGSSILATLQKPGVVPSFSRPNVRDDNPYSKALFGTMKYRPEYPSRPFAKIQEVQTWVDAFVTWHNSEQLHRSIKFVTPDDSHYDREPQILAKRHALYQAALQRCPNRWSVPTRDWQPFQVVRLNPRKNTEGQHELLAAA comes from the coding sequence ATGCTCGCCCATGAAAGTCGCGCAACGGCATCTGTCTCAAGCCGGCCTAAAGAGCATGTGGCTACTGGACCAGACCTGGTATGGTCTTGGGATATCTCCTATATGCGTTTGGCCGTGCGCGGCATGTTTTTCCTTCTGTACATGATCGTCGACGTGTGGAGCCGCATAATTATCGCCGCCACCGTGTTCGAGGAAGAGTCCATGGACCACGGTGCAAGGCTCTTTATCGCTGCTTGTGCCAGTCATCATGTGGACCCTGAAGGCCCGATGCTTCACTCCCACAACGGCGGCCCCATGAAAGGATCCTCCATCCTGGCTACTCTGCAAAAGCCGGGGGTTGTCCCTTCCTTCTCAAGGCCAAACGTCCGCGATGACAACCCGTATTCTAAAGCCCTTTTCGGGACCATGAAGTATCGGCCCGAGTATCCATCTCGACCTTTTGCTAAAATCCAGGAGGTGCAAACCTGGGTCGACGCTTTCGTCACCTGGCACAATAGTGAGCAACTACACAGATCCATCAAGTTCGTTACCCCTGATGATAGTCATTATGACCGGGAGCCACAGATCCTGGCTAAAAGGCACGCACTCTACCAGGCTGCACTCCAGCGCTGTCCAAATCGCTGGTCAGTTCCAACCCGCGACTGGCAACCGTTCCAAGTTGTAAGGCTCAACCCGCGCAAAAATACTGAAGGCCAACATGAATTATTAGCCGCCGCCTAA
- the tnpB gene encoding IS66 family insertion sequence element accessory protein TnpB (TnpB, as the term is used for proteins encoded by IS66 family insertion elements, is considered an accessory protein, since TnpC, encoded by a neighboring gene, is a DDE family transposase.) yields MDHLIRAQAASGLSIKAFRAEQKLSLHQFYKWNQRLRKEARSQLPASGFIELVPSANEPASPIRIRITDQIWIEVSEGFHPPTLLSVIQTVCRAENLPCLPLSAITHIYLYRSPCDMRRSFDGLCGLIRSELRADPLSGSLFVFCNRRRNMVKILYFEGEGLAIWMKSLEQGFFRPPDACAANGRIDRRQLMLLLEGVVPKKVNKRYITQR; encoded by the coding sequence TTGGACCACCTGATCAGGGCGCAGGCTGCCAGTGGCTTGAGCATCAAGGCATTCCGCGCCGAGCAGAAGCTCAGTCTCCACCAGTTCTATAAATGGAACCAACGTCTTCGAAAGGAAGCCCGCAGCCAGCTTCCTGCCAGCGGATTCATTGAGCTGGTTCCTTCAGCCAATGAGCCCGCAAGTCCCATCCGCATCCGCATAACGGACCAGATCTGGATTGAAGTGAGCGAGGGATTCCATCCCCCGACGCTCCTTTCCGTGATCCAGACCGTTTGCAGAGCGGAGAACCTTCCGTGCTTGCCCCTGAGCGCCATTACCCACATCTATCTCTACCGTTCACCCTGCGATATGCGCCGGTCCTTCGACGGGCTTTGCGGCCTCATCCGCTCAGAACTTCGGGCCGATCCGCTTTCCGGTTCCCTTTTTGTCTTCTGCAACCGCCGCCGCAACATGGTCAAGATCCTGTACTTCGAGGGAGAGGGCCTGGCCATCTGGATGAAGAGCCTTGAACAGGGCTTCTTCCGGCCTCCGGATGCGTGCGCCGCCAACGGGCGGATCGACCGCCGGCAACTGATGCTTCTGCTGGAGGGCGTGGTGCCGAAAAAAGTCAACAAACGTTATATTACACAAAGATAA
- a CDS encoding IS66 family transposase, with product MIGQAAGQAPVNHIDETSHRLNVLLQWLWVMAGPAVAFFMIHSNRSKEAFEAFIKDWAGTPVSARPRSRSP from the coding sequence ATGATCGGCCAGGCAGCCGGACAGGCCCCCGTCAACCACATCGACGAGACCAGCCACCGCCTCAACGTTCTCCTGCAATGGCTGTGGGTCATGGCGGGGCCGGCAGTGGCTTTCTTCATGATCCATTCCAACCGCTCGAAGGAAGCCTTCGAAGCATTCATCAAGGACTGGGCCGGTACTCCAGTTTCTGCGAGACCTCGCAGCCGATCTCCTTGA
- a CDS encoding DUF6444 domain-containing protein, which produces MAETPLFPEGIALTEEGLQDVPRSVLIQIILALVEENRELRKRIEQLEARLNKDSSNSNQPPSSESPFKKKKSGKKNKGTDRRKLSHPGHRQEMLAPKETRVIPPEICTCGNREFPETEPNYTHQVIELPPIELEVIHFELDRGRCPVCGKM; this is translated from the coding sequence ATGGCTGAAACGCCTCTTTTTCCCGAAGGAATCGCCTTAACCGAAGAGGGGCTGCAGGATGTGCCGCGCTCCGTGCTCATCCAGATCATCCTCGCTCTTGTGGAGGAAAACCGCGAGCTCAGAAAACGGATCGAACAACTCGAAGCGCGTCTGAATAAGGATTCCTCCAACTCGAATCAGCCGCCGTCCTCGGAATCCCCCTTCAAAAAGAAAAAATCCGGGAAGAAAAATAAAGGCACCGATCGACGGAAACTGAGCCATCCGGGGCACCGGCAGGAGATGCTCGCGCCGAAGGAAACCCGAGTCATCCCTCCGGAAATCTGCACCTGCGGCAACCGCGAGTTCCCCGAAACGGAGCCGAATTATACGCACCAAGTAATCGAACTGCCGCCGATTGAACTCGAGGTTATCCACTTCGAGCTAGACCGAGGCAGATGCCCGGTCTGCGGCAAGATGTAA